The following are encoded together in the Glycine max cultivar Williams 82 chromosome 8, Glycine_max_v4.0, whole genome shotgun sequence genome:
- the LOC100811362 gene encoding polygalacturonase 1 beta-like protein 3, whose product MHNNMSTLSFFILLSTLLTVGYGGRDLGDKNPFTPKAYVARYWDQHVRNNLPKPSFLLSKASPMSASDTASFAKLAAANKLSTRLPEFCSAAHLLCFPEVRPSLEKHTEDAGFQTYNDGQNFTNYGTDFAGGIDTFKNYSNEISTTPVNDFRRYSRGAAGHEERFSAYASDSNVADQSFSTYGTNAAGGSGEFKNYSSNSNVPDLRFTTYSDSTGGRTQSFSSYSENGNAGGQTFQSYGKNSAGAANDFSAYGTGSNVASSDFTNYGKGGAGPNNTFTNYGVNMNNPTETFQSYADGTVGGTQSFSNYRDQANVGADSFKSYAKSTSGSEADFKSYGNSFNPGSDTFKGYAKGAEDSKVGFTTYSAYTNATFKDYAKQGVSFASYNVSFSPGRASKTVSGSLVKRWVEPGKFFRESMLKDGTLMPMPDIRDKMPKRSFLPRSILTKLPFSSSKVHELKRLFKVSDNSSMEKMIMDSLGECERVPSMGETKRCVGSIEDMIDFSTSVLGRNVAVWTTENVNGSNKNVMVGRVKGMNGGKVTQSVSCHQSLFPYMLYYCHSVPKVRVYQADLLDPESKAKINHGVAICHLDTTAWSPTHGAFMALGSGPGRIEVCHWIFENDLTWTIAD is encoded by the exons atgCACAACAACATGAGCACTCTCTCTTTCTTCATCCTTCTTTCAACACTACTAACT GTTGGTTACGGTGGTCGCGACTTAGGAGATAAAAACCCGTTCACCCCGAAGGCTTACGTGGCACGTTACTGGGACCAACACGTCCGCAACAACTTGCCAAAGCCATCGTTTCTTCTCTCAAAAGCATCCCCAATGAGCGCTTCCGACACGGCGTCGTTCGCCAAGCTCGCCGCCGCGAACAAACTCTCCACCCGCCTGCCGGAGTTCTGCTCCGCCgcgcacctcctctgcttcccGGAGGTCCGTCCCAGCCTCGAGAAACACACCGAAGATGCCGGTTTCCAAACCTACAACGACGGCCAGAACTTCACCAACTACGGCACCGACTTCGCCGGCGGAATCGACACCTTCAAAAACTACTCCAACGAAATCTCCACCACCCCGGTGAACGACTTCCGCCGCTACAGCCGCGGCGCCGCCGGCCACGAAGAGCGATTCTCGGCCTACGCCAGCGATTCCAACGTCGCCGACCAGAGCTTCAGCACCTACGGCACCAACGCCGCCGGTGGCTCCGGCGAGTTCAAAAACTATTCCAGCAACTCCAACGTACCCGACTTGCGATTCACCACCTACTCCGACAGCACCGGCGGGAGAACGCAGTCGTTCTCCAGCTACAGCGAGAACGGCAACGCCGGCGGCCAGACCTTCCAATCCTACGGCAAGAACTCCGCCGGCGCGGCGAACGACTTCAGCGCCTACGGCACAGGCTCAAACGTCGCCTCTTCGGATTTCACGAACTATGGAAAAGGAGGTGCGGGCCCCAACAACACGTTCACGAATTACGGCGTTAACATGAACAACCCTACGGAAACGTTTCAGAGCTACGCAGACGGAACGGTTGGGGGAACGCAGAGTTTTTCCAACTACAGAGACCAAGCTAACGTAGGCGCTGACTCGTTCAAATCCTACGCTAAAAGCACGTCAGGCTCCGAAGCGGATTTCAAAAGCTACGGGAATTCCTTCAACCCTGGTTCGGACACTTTCAAAGGCTACGCCAAAGGCGCAGAAGATAGCAAGGTTGGTTTCACAACCTACAGCGCTTACACTAATGCTACGTTTAAGGATTACGCCAAACAGGGCGTATCCTTTGCTAGTTACAACGTATCTTTCTCTCCTGGGAGAGCATCCAAAACTGTTAGTGGCAGTTTGGTAAAAAGGTGGGTTGAACCGGGTAAGTTCTTTCGGGAGAGCATGCTTAAGGATGGGACTCTTATGCCCATGCCCGATATAAGAGATAAAATGCCCAAAAGGTCGTTTTTGCCCCGCTCCATTCTGACCAAATTGCCCTTCTCGTCTTCCAAGGTTCACGAGTTGAAGCGCCTCTTCAAGGTTTCTGATAACTCCTCCATGGAGAAGATGATAATGGACTCTTTGGGGGAGTGCGAGAGGGTGCCAAGCATGGGTGAGACCAAGCGCTGCGTGGGTTCTATTGAGGATATGATTGACTTTTCCACCTCCGTATTGGGCCGTAATGTCGCGGTTTGGACCACTGAGAATGTAAATGGGTCCAATAAGAATGTGATGGTGGGCCGGGTCAAAGGGATGAACGGTGGAAAGGTGACCCAATCGGTGTCGTGCCACCAAAGCTTGTTCCCTTACATGCTTTACTATTGTCACTCCGTTCCCAAGGTTCGGGTCTACCAAGCGGATCTTTTAGACCCGGAATCTAAGGCCAAGATTAACCACGGTGTTGCTATTTGTCACTTGGATACCACTGCGTGGAGCCCCACCCACGGTGCATTCATGGCGCTCGGGTCGGGTCCGGGTCGGATCGAAGTGTGCCATTGGATCTTTGAGAATGACTTGACCTGGACTATTGCTGATTGA